One part of the Dehalococcoidia bacterium genome encodes these proteins:
- a CDS encoding enoyl-CoA hydratase/isomerase family protein has translation MAGTTYEAILYAVDGPVATITLNRPEALNAISPTLEAELHLALDEADADPAVRAVILTGAGRAFSAGYDMAGRNEDGRMGPLDPGGISHAEYLRWWHGNDTRNVQKLLHLWYLTKPVIAAVNGYAMGGGFWYSTACDITIASERAVFAQPEVRHVSNSTFLFAALCGWKVANRYVLTGDHIDAAEALRIGLINEVVPHDELLPATRRLALRIAAVPEPSVRLNKQVTTYGLLSAGVASGMLVNGPLSALAHSSHGPERERLYEAQRQGGMKAFLAARDQPFHPEPFGPKSR, from the coding sequence GTGGCGGGCACGACGTACGAAGCGATTCTCTACGCGGTCGACGGGCCGGTGGCGACGATCACACTCAACCGGCCGGAGGCGCTGAACGCGATCAGCCCAACGCTCGAGGCTGAGCTGCACCTCGCGCTCGACGAGGCAGACGCCGACCCGGCCGTGCGCGCCGTCATTCTGACGGGCGCGGGCCGCGCCTTCTCGGCCGGCTACGACATGGCCGGCCGCAACGAGGACGGACGCATGGGGCCGCTCGATCCCGGCGGCATCAGCCATGCCGAGTATCTGCGCTGGTGGCACGGCAACGACACGCGCAATGTGCAGAAGCTGCTGCACCTCTGGTATTTGACCAAGCCGGTGATCGCCGCGGTCAACGGCTACGCGATGGGCGGCGGCTTCTGGTACTCGACCGCCTGCGACATCACCATCGCCTCGGAACGCGCCGTGTTTGCCCAGCCCGAGGTGCGCCACGTCTCCAACAGCACGTTTCTCTTCGCGGCGTTGTGCGGCTGGAAGGTGGCAAACCGCTACGTGCTGACCGGCGACCACATCGACGCGGCCGAGGCGTTGCGCATCGGTCTGATCAACGAGGTCGTCCCGCACGACGAGTTGCTGCCCGCGACGCGCCGGCTTGCTCTGCGCATCGCCGCCGTGCCCGAACCGTCGGTACGGCTGAACAAGCAGGTGACGACGTACGGTCTGCTCTCGGCCGGTGTCGCCTCGGGCATGCTGGTCAACGGCCCGCTCTCCGCCCTGGCGCACAGCTCGCACGGACCCGAGCGCGAGCGGCTGTACGAGGCGCAGCGTCAGGGCGGTATGAAGGCGTTCCTGGCCGCGCGCGACCAGCCCTTCCACCCCGAGCCCTTCGGCCCGAAGTCGCGCTAG
- a CDS encoding S41 family peptidase: protein MVLLAVPALLLSFGGRRVRAAGDPAAQGLAMLQAEYTDLLQFFYQPLDPDALLSAGWEALQRSSAARKTQVPPLTPLPADADAAFAAFSAQYRRFAATLPKPSQARTYAYAVANGMAASVHEQHTQFVPGVGVGFGDDGGRELEWGIGIHTTEHAPWIVTELAPDGQAKLAGLHAGDVIVAMDDAPVPADAEQGFIDDAFSEDEQTVKVTIDRAGTRTNFTLKGGWYAFPALTTRMLAGDVGYIRLREFASSRFANSNGRLLLADLDQQLNQLERGGAKGLVLDLRDNPGGAVATADGLLGRFLPGTTLTVTHYDERGHLVEGVASGSMRPVQLPLAVLINGNSASSSESVASTLHEAGRAVLVGERSAGALATAKFLPLPGDAALQIAMAEVRTARGGQTVDRLGLAVDVEASDTRTADDYRTERDPQLDAAVQALAAAPAPPAFQANSTPVPPETIYGLLNEYAPDMDWMQLGATRVNAHRGAVQSLNSPAPVVDVSSQDPLALAETMRGRGWLGRQSQDYVIDLPDALGLTATFDLYTTPDGAAAALAPNDFPELEQPAQPRFPLGTPTMAYRGQWMEAGATTYRWQRSNVVVSVTYAAMPGAERDDVISVLGQGINALFDRYPLRMEPVQTLLARATASAAAPQATAAAASSTEPAAPARVTPAAAPRTGREGSLPIVAAVLVGALGVGLGAAVLRRRRV from the coding sequence ATGGTGTTGCTGGCCGTGCCGGCGCTGCTGCTCAGCTTCGGTGGCCGGCGCGTTCGCGCGGCGGGCGATCCGGCCGCGCAGGGGCTGGCGATGCTGCAGGCCGAGTACACGGACCTGCTGCAGTTCTTCTACCAGCCGCTCGATCCCGATGCGCTGCTCTCGGCGGGCTGGGAGGCGCTGCAACGTTCCTCGGCGGCGCGGAAGACCCAGGTTCCGCCGCTCACGCCGTTGCCCGCGGATGCTGACGCCGCCTTCGCCGCATTCTCGGCGCAGTATCGGCGGTTCGCCGCGACGCTGCCGAAGCCGAGCCAAGCACGGACCTACGCCTACGCGGTCGCCAACGGCATGGCCGCCAGCGTGCATGAGCAGCACACGCAGTTCGTGCCCGGCGTCGGCGTCGGCTTCGGAGATGACGGTGGGCGCGAGCTGGAGTGGGGCATCGGCATCCACACGACCGAGCATGCCCCCTGGATCGTCACTGAGCTGGCGCCGGACGGCCAGGCGAAGCTCGCCGGCCTGCACGCCGGGGACGTGATCGTAGCCATGGACGATGCGCCCGTGCCCGCCGACGCCGAACAGGGCTTCATCGACGATGCCTTCAGCGAAGATGAGCAGACCGTCAAGGTCACGATCGACCGCGCCGGAACTCGCACGAATTTCACGCTCAAGGGCGGCTGGTACGCCTTTCCCGCGCTGACCACGCGCATGCTGGCGGGCGACGTGGGCTATATCCGCCTGCGCGAGTTCGCCAGCTCACGCTTCGCCAACAGCAACGGCCGCCTGCTGCTTGCCGACCTTGATCAGCAGCTCAACCAGCTCGAACGCGGCGGGGCGAAGGGGTTGGTGCTCGACCTGCGCGACAACCCGGGCGGCGCCGTCGCCACGGCGGATGGCCTGCTCGGCCGCTTTCTGCCCGGCACAACGTTGACGGTCACGCACTACGACGAACGTGGGCATTTGGTGGAAGGCGTGGCGAGCGGTTCCATGCGGCCGGTGCAACTGCCGCTGGCCGTGCTGATCAACGGTAACTCGGCATCGTCGTCGGAGTCCGTGGCCTCGACTTTGCATGAGGCCGGCCGCGCCGTGCTGGTAGGCGAGCGCAGCGCGGGCGCGCTGGCCACGGCGAAGTTCCTGCCGCTGCCTGGAGACGCCGCGCTGCAGATCGCGATGGCGGAAGTCCGCACGGCTCGCGGCGGCCAGACGGTGGATCGTCTGGGTCTCGCGGTGGACGTCGAGGCGTCCGACACGCGCACGGCGGACGATTACCGCACGGAGCGTGATCCGCAGCTCGACGCCGCGGTCCAGGCGCTGGCCGCTGCCCCGGCGCCGCCGGCCTTTCAAGCGAACAGCACGCCGGTGCCGCCGGAGACGATCTACGGCCTGCTCAACGAGTACGCGCCGGACATGGACTGGATGCAGTTGGGCGCAACCAGGGTCAACGCCCACCGCGGCGCCGTGCAAAGCCTGAACAGCCCCGCCCCGGTTGTGGATGTGAGCAGCCAGGATCCGCTCGCGCTGGCGGAGACGATGCGAGGCCGCGGCTGGCTGGGGCGCCAGTCGCAGGACTACGTGATCGACCTGCCGGACGCGCTCGGCCTGACCGCGACGTTCGATCTGTACACCACGCCGGACGGCGCTGCCGCCGCGCTCGCCCCGAACGATTTTCCAGAGCTAGAACAGCCTGCGCAGCCGCGCTTCCCGCTCGGCACGCCGACCATGGCCTATCGCGGTCAGTGGATGGAGGCCGGCGCGACGACCTATCGCTGGCAACGGAGCAACGTCGTGGTCTCCGTAACCTACGCGGCCATGCCCGGCGCCGAGCGCGACGACGTGATCTCCGTGCTGGGCCAGGGCATCAACGCCCTCTTCGACCGCTATCCGCTGCGCATGGAGCCGGTTCAGACGCTGCTGGCACGGGCCACGGCCTCCGCGGCGGCGCCGCAGGCAACCGCCGCGGCCGCCAGCAGCACGGAGCCTGCTGCACCGGCACGGGTCACGCCTGCGGCGGCGCCACGCACCGGCCGCGAAGGGAGCTTGCCGATCGTGGCCGCGGTCCTAGTCGGTGCGCTTGGTGTGGGCCTGGGGGCAGCAGTCCTGCGCCGGCGCCGCGTTTGA
- a CDS encoding LLM class flavin-dependent oxidoreductase encodes MPIEFIGMIGTRPASETHGAAVSIIGGSVDRDFVRDFSRAHEDAGFDRVLVGYGSTGPDTWSVTSYASSVTERLGFLLAHRPGFVVPTLAARKAATLDQFSGGRIALHFITGGSDAEQRRDGDFLDHDARYRRTDEYLSVLRQVWTSDQPFDHAGEFYRFEQAFADVKPLQQPHVPIYFGGASGAALAVGAKHADCYMFWGEPLAAIRARIAAVTTAAAQYGRRPRFSVSLRPILGATEEQAWARAYGILERIKTVRGGHGINGTSARPQSVGSQRLLAAAAQGEIMDQRLWTPIAAATGAAGNTTALVGTPEQVAESLLAYYDLGVTTLLIRGFDPLPDAIEYGRDLLPIVRAEVARRERQAAAV; translated from the coding sequence ATGCCCATCGAGTTCATCGGGATGATCGGGACGCGGCCGGCGTCCGAAACGCACGGCGCCGCCGTCTCGATTATCGGCGGTTCGGTCGATCGTGACTTCGTACGCGACTTCTCCCGCGCCCACGAAGACGCCGGCTTCGACCGCGTGCTTGTCGGCTACGGTTCCACCGGGCCAGACACCTGGAGTGTCACCTCGTATGCTTCCTCGGTAACCGAGCGGCTCGGCTTCTTGCTGGCGCATCGCCCTGGCTTCGTCGTGCCCACGCTGGCGGCACGCAAGGCGGCCACGCTCGACCAGTTCAGCGGCGGCCGTATCGCCCTGCACTTCATCACCGGCGGCAGCGACGCCGAGCAGCGCCGCGACGGCGACTTTTTGGACCACGACGCCCGCTACCGCCGCACCGACGAGTATTTGAGCGTCTTGCGCCAGGTCTGGACCTCCGATCAGCCCTTCGACCACGCCGGCGAGTTCTACCGCTTCGAGCAGGCGTTCGCGGACGTGAAGCCGCTGCAGCAGCCGCATGTGCCGATCTACTTCGGCGGCGCCTCGGGGGCGGCGCTGGCGGTGGGCGCGAAGCACGCCGACTGCTACATGTTCTGGGGCGAGCCGCTGGCGGCGATCCGCGCCCGCATCGCCGCCGTCACGACCGCGGCGGCGCAGTACGGCCGCCGGCCGCGCTTCAGCGTCTCGCTGCGGCCGATCCTGGGCGCGACGGAGGAGCAAGCCTGGGCGCGGGCGTACGGGATCCTCGAGCGGATCAAGACGGTGCGCGGCGGGCACGGCATCAACGGCACGAGCGCGCGCCCGCAGTCCGTTGGCTCGCAGCGGCTGCTCGCCGCGGCGGCGCAGGGCGAGATCATGGACCAGCGCCTCTGGACGCCGATCGCGGCGGCCACCGGCGCCGCCGGCAACACGACGGCGCTGGTGGGCACACCGGAGCAGGTGGCGGAGTCGCTGCTCGCCTACTACGACCTCGGCGTCACGACCTTGTTGATCCGTGGCTTCGATCCCCTGCCCGACGCGATCGAGTACGGCCGCGACCTGCTGCCGATCGTGCGAGCCGAGGTCGCCCGCCGCGAGCGGCAGGCCGCCGCGGTCTAG
- a CDS encoding Uma2 family endonuclease, with protein MVAKPKPDEAPEWQPRRRLFSTDEYERMIEAGVFQRAERIELIEGEILYMAAIGLRHWRAVNVLNDFFTPRLTGRAIVSIQMSVRLRPGSEPEPDLAILRRRDDYYLSGLPGPEAVWLVIEVADSSLAYDLSRKLPLYASAGIPETWVFDLRGDRALVHRRPRGRRYTGVTVVERGGTLTPLAFPELTIALDDVLGPPQSQ; from the coding sequence ATGGTCGCGAAGCCCAAACCAGACGAGGCACCCGAGTGGCAGCCGCGGCGCCGGCTGTTCAGCACGGACGAATACGAGCGGATGATCGAGGCCGGCGTCTTCCAGCGCGCGGAGCGGATCGAACTCATCGAAGGAGAGATCCTCTACATGGCCGCGATCGGTTTACGTCATTGGCGAGCGGTCAACGTCTTGAACGACTTCTTCACGCCGCGTCTCACCGGCCGTGCGATAGTTTCGATCCAGATGTCCGTGCGGCTGCGGCCGGGATCGGAGCCAGAACCCGATCTGGCCATCCTTCGGCGGCGGGATGACTACTATCTCAGTGGGCTACCCGGTCCCGAGGCCGTCTGGCTGGTCATTGAAGTCGCGGATAGTTCGCTTGCCTACGACCTCAGCCGCAAGCTTCCCCTCTACGCGTCGGCCGGCATCCCGGAGACCTGGGTCTTTGACCTGCGCGGCGACCGTGCGCTGGTGCATCGTCGCCCCCGCGGCCGGCGCTACACCGGGGTCACGGTCGTCGAGCGCGGCGGCACGCTCACGCCGCTTGCGTTCCCTGAGTTAACGATTGCTCTCGACGACGTGCTCGGCCCGCCCCAAAGCCAGTAG
- a CDS encoding amino acid transporter translates to MPAAEVVRVLHALRESGIDVCVDGGWAVDAALGEQTRLHADLDLVGAASDHAATITALAPLGYLPAEDDRPIRFVLRAPGGRAIDFHTVTFDAEGGGLQPQPDGSLFRYPPEGFGGNGTIDGEPVKCLSAEFQLLCHSGYEPDEDDRRDMRLLAARFGLKLPPSLA, encoded by the coding sequence ATGCCCGCCGCCGAAGTGGTGCGCGTGCTGCATGCCCTGCGCGAGTCCGGCATCGACGTGTGCGTCGACGGCGGCTGGGCGGTGGACGCCGCCCTGGGCGAACAAACGCGGCTGCACGCCGACCTGGACCTTGTCGGCGCCGCGAGCGATCATGCGGCAACGATCACCGCGCTGGCGCCGCTCGGCTATCTTCCTGCCGAAGACGACCGGCCCATCCGCTTCGTGCTGCGCGCCCCCGGCGGCCGCGCGATCGACTTCCACACGGTCACATTCGACGCCGAGGGCGGCGGGCTGCAGCCGCAGCCGGACGGCTCGCTCTTCCGCTATCCACCGGAAGGCTTCGGCGGCAACGGCACGATCGACGGCGAGCCGGTGAAGTGCCTGAGTGCGGAGTTCCAGCTGCTCTGCCATTCCGGCTACGAGCCGGACGAGGACGATCGCCGTGACATGCGCCTGCTGGCCGCGCGCTTCGGACTGAAGCTGCCGCCGTCACTCGCCTGA
- a CDS encoding ParA family protein, whose protein sequence is MAARTIAVANQKGGVGKTTTVVNLGAGLAAAGFNTLLVDLDAQGQIAKYFSLEPERTVFDVLVRGLAAEAAIYRVRPRLAVLPAAKNLAEAKEILTSRRRREELLLNALRPVARAYDFVLLDCAPSLDVLNMNALVAAAEVILPVSCDYLALDGAREHLATVDEMQREGYALGVRAILPTFYDARDRKSRAAVALLAEHYDGIVAEPIRKNVRVSEAAGHHKTIYEYAPQSIGAEDYARFTDRVAHT, encoded by the coding sequence TTGGCTGCGCGAACGATCGCCGTCGCCAACCAGAAGGGCGGCGTCGGCAAGACCACCACGGTCGTCAATCTCGGCGCCGGGCTTGCGGCCGCCGGCTTCAACACACTGCTCGTTGATCTCGACGCGCAGGGCCAGATCGCAAAGTACTTCAGCCTCGAACCAGAGCGCACGGTCTTCGACGTGCTCGTGCGCGGCCTGGCCGCGGAGGCGGCGATCTACCGGGTGCGGCCGCGGCTGGCTGTGCTGCCGGCCGCCAAGAACCTGGCCGAGGCGAAGGAAATACTGACCAGCCGCCGCCGGCGCGAGGAGCTGCTGCTCAACGCCTTGCGGCCTGTTGCCCGTGCCTACGATTTCGTGCTGCTGGACTGTGCTCCCTCGCTCGATGTGTTGAACATGAACGCGCTGGTCGCGGCCGCCGAGGTCATCTTGCCGGTCTCCTGCGACTACCTGGCGCTCGACGGGGCGCGGGAGCACCTGGCCACGGTAGACGAGATGCAGCGCGAGGGCTACGCGCTGGGCGTGCGCGCCATCCTGCCGACCTTCTACGACGCGCGCGACCGCAAAAGCCGCGCCGCCGTCGCCCTGCTTGCCGAACACTACGACGGCATCGTGGCGGAGCCGATTCGCAAGAACGTGCGCGTCTCAGAGGCGGCGGGTCACCACAAGACGATCTACGAATACGCGCCGCAATCGATCGGCGCCGAGGACTACGCCCGCTTCACCGACCGCGTGGCGCACACCTGA
- a CDS encoding HAD family hydrolase, whose product MREAADDRPVGPPRAILFDLDGTLDDRSRSIARYARPFQASFAEHLAEIEIAELEALLQRADGDGYRVRADVCEDLLRVLPWQNAPEVQQLVEHWYAWFPISAAPRDGLEALLPALARRGIRLGVVSNGGVRIQRAKLAALGIERYFSAVVISEAVGIEKPDPAIFRHALDQLGCAAGEAWFVGDHPVNDVLGASAAGLWGIWLPALHPWPAEHPPPAWQIATLLDILRLLEPAAFESTGPTASHIAT is encoded by the coding sequence ATGCGTGAAGCAGCGGATGATCGTCCGGTCGGCCCGCCGCGCGCCATCCTCTTCGATTTGGACGGCACGCTCGACGACCGCTCGCGCTCGATCGCGCGCTATGCCCGGCCGTTCCAGGCGTCGTTCGCCGAACATCTGGCCGAGATCGAGATCGCTGAGCTTGAGGCGCTCCTCCAGCGCGCCGACGGCGACGGCTACCGGGTGCGAGCTGACGTGTGCGAGGATCTCCTGCGTGTGTTGCCCTGGCAGAACGCGCCGGAGGTTCAGCAGCTCGTCGAGCACTGGTACGCCTGGTTTCCGATATCGGCTGCGCCGCGCGACGGGCTTGAGGCGCTGCTGCCGGCGCTCGCGAGGCGGGGAATTCGGCTGGGAGTGGTGAGCAACGGCGGCGTGCGCATCCAGCGGGCCAAGCTGGCGGCGCTGGGCATCGAACGCTATTTTTCCGCCGTCGTGATCTCCGAAGCGGTTGGAATCGAGAAGCCGGACCCGGCGATCTTCCGGCATGCACTGGACCAGCTTGGTTGCGCCGCAGGGGAGGCCTGGTTCGTCGGTGATCATCCTGTAAACGATGTCCTCGGGGCGAGCGCCGCCGGCCTATGGGGCATCTGGTTGCCCGCGCTGCACCCGTGGCCGGCCGAACACCCGCCGCCGGCATGGCAGATCGCCACGCTGCTCGACATCCTGCGCCTGCTCGAACCGGCCGCCTTCGAGAGCACGGGCCCAACCGCATCGCACATCGCGACATAG
- a CDS encoding geranylgeranyl reductase family protein: MIYDAIVVGAGPAGSTAAREIARRGGSVLLLERARFPRDKPCGGGVTPRAAKLLPFDLAPVLERSVDSVYFSLKQRAGFVRRSSAPLTLLTQRRRLDAFLVQQAEAAGATFHDGDGVSGLELTDHGVTVLSRCARQKGRVVIGADGANGVVARLCGLGGPRDVAVALEGNIPCPDGLPRRWQRAIGMDLGGIPGGYGWLFPKGDHLNVGVGGWQYLAGSLRARLNALCAFYDLPAERLQNLRGYQLPVRRPGSPLARGRVALAGDAAGLLDPLSGEGIYAAISSGRTVARHAAALLAGRAASLAGYAAAIERELAPDLVASRRFQDLFYLVPELYVGLLRRSDRIWELLASLIRGEQSYVGFKRRLGPLGWAVDVGSLAVRTTPFGRIAGLPPRS; encoded by the coding sequence GTGATCTATGACGCGATCGTGGTTGGCGCGGGGCCGGCGGGCAGCACCGCCGCGCGCGAGATCGCCCGGCGCGGCGGCTCGGTGCTGCTGCTGGAGCGCGCTCGCTTTCCGCGCGACAAGCCGTGCGGCGGCGGCGTCACGCCGCGCGCGGCGAAGCTGCTGCCCTTCGACCTGGCCCCGGTGCTCGAGCGCAGCGTCGACAGCGTCTACTTCAGCCTCAAGCAACGGGCGGGGTTCGTGCGGCGCTCGTCCGCGCCGCTCACGCTGCTCACGCAACGCCGGCGGCTCGACGCGTTCCTCGTGCAGCAGGCCGAAGCGGCCGGAGCAACCTTCCACGACGGGGACGGCGTCTCGGGGCTGGAGTTGACCGACCACGGCGTCACCGTCCTCAGCCGCTGCGCCAGGCAGAAGGGCCGTGTGGTGATCGGCGCGGACGGTGCGAATGGCGTCGTCGCGCGGCTGTGCGGCCTCGGTGGACCGCGCGACGTGGCCGTGGCGCTCGAAGGCAACATCCCCTGCCCGGATGGGCTGCCGCGGCGCTGGCAGCGCGCGATCGGCATGGACCTCGGCGGCATTCCCGGCGGCTACGGCTGGCTCTTCCCCAAGGGCGATCATCTCAACGTCGGCGTCGGCGGCTGGCAGTATTTGGCCGGCAGCCTGCGCGCCCGCCTGAACGCGCTCTGCGCCTTCTACGACCTGCCGGCCGAGCGCCTGCAAAACCTGCGCGGCTACCAGTTGCCGGTGCGGCGGCCGGGTTCGCCGCTCGCCCGCGGCCGCGTGGCGCTGGCCGGCGACGCCGCGGGACTGCTGGATCCGCTTTCGGGAGAAGGAATTTACGCGGCGATCAGCAGCGGCCGGACCGTGGCGCGGCACGCGGCCGCGCTGCTGGCAGGACGCGCCGCCTCGCTCGCCGGCTATGCGGCGGCGATCGAGCGGGAGCTGGCGCCCGATCTCGTCGCCTCCCGTCGCTTTCAGGATCTCTTCTACCTGGTGCCGGAGCTGTACGTCGGCCTGCTGCGGCGCAGCGACCGCATCTGGGAGCTGCTCGCCAGCCTGATTCGCGGCGAGCAGAGCTATGTCGGCTTCAAGCGCCGGCTCGGGCCGCTGGGCTGGGCGGTGGACGTGGGCTCGCTGGCCGTGCGCACGACGCCGTTCGGTCGGATCGCCGGCCTGCCGCCACGCTCCTGA
- a CDS encoding ABC-F family ATP-binding cassette domain-containing protein encodes MPLITIADISLAYGGRDVLSHVSARLDAGDRVGLIGPNGAGKTSLLRLIAGEERPAGGQIALAGGNRLGYVPQIPHVAPDRTVREEVLSGIAHLAELEHAIEAAAHSLTEAEGAAVAAAAAHYDELTRRFEAEGGYRYRAEAEEILAGLRLPERLWNQPATGMSGGEKSRIALARALLSKPDLLLLDEPTNHLDIAGIRWLEGFLGRWPGAVVVVSHDRFFLDRVATEIWDLRHERLTPYRGNYSAYVQQRDARLARQRDQYERQREKIEREQELIRRYKEGQRARWARGLQTRLDRVERLDRPREEKSVSIRLSKASRTGRVALLLEHVVIAQPGNPAHELLHFPRKVEVERGERIAIVGDNGTGKTTLLRTLMREREPAHGTISPGANVRPGYYRQGTEHLDDRLSVLDELLATRNMPLQDARDLLARFLFRGDAIDQPVGTLSGGERSRLALAKLSADDVNLLLLDEPTNHLDIAAREALEAVLDGYQGTILFVTHDRALIQNLAAKTWLIQDGVVRLHEGGVIEPPAEAVKPARPAERAAAERQRPASPGREQAKRAQAVAQLEADVEAAESRIRALAAELERASAAHDAEHTGAVGAAYAEAEQQLHALMAAWEAAAQAVEAAAG; translated from the coding sequence ATGCCGCTGATTACGATTGCCGATATCTCCCTCGCCTACGGCGGCCGCGATGTGCTCTCGCACGTCAGCGCCCGGCTCGACGCCGGCGATCGCGTCGGCCTGATCGGCCCAAACGGCGCCGGCAAGACCTCGCTGCTGCGCCTCATCGCCGGCGAGGAGCGGCCCGCCGGCGGCCAGATCGCGCTGGCCGGCGGAAACCGCCTCGGCTACGTGCCGCAGATTCCCCACGTCGCGCCCGATCGCACCGTGCGCGAAGAAGTGCTTTCCGGCATCGCCCACCTGGCCGAGCTTGAGCACGCGATCGAGGCCGCGGCGCACTCACTGACTGAGGCCGAGGGCGCCGCGGTTGCCGCGGCGGCGGCGCACTATGACGAACTCACGCGCCGCTTCGAGGCGGAAGGCGGCTACCGCTACCGTGCAGAGGCGGAGGAGATCCTGGCCGGTCTGCGCCTGCCCGAGCGGCTGTGGAACCAGCCCGCGACCGGCATGAGCGGCGGCGAGAAATCGCGCATCGCCCTCGCCCGCGCGTTGCTGTCGAAACCCGACCTGCTGCTGCTGGACGAGCCGACCAACCACCTTGACATCGCCGGCATCCGCTGGCTCGAGGGCTTTTTGGGCCGCTGGCCCGGCGCCGTGGTGGTCGTCTCGCACGATCGCTTCTTCCTCGACCGCGTCGCGACAGAGATCTGGGATCTTCGGCACGAACGCCTCACCCCCTACCGCGGCAACTATTCGGCCTACGTGCAGCAGCGGGACGCGCGGCTCGCGCGGCAACGCGACCAGTACGAGCGGCAGCGCGAGAAGATCGAGCGCGAGCAGGAGCTGATCCGCCGCTACAAGGAGGGCCAGCGGGCGCGCTGGGCGCGCGGTCTGCAGACGCGGCTGGACCGGGTCGAACGGCTGGACCGCCCGCGAGAGGAGAAGTCGGTCTCGATCCGGCTGAGCAAGGCGAGCCGCACCGGCCGTGTCGCGCTGCTGCTGGAACACGTGGTCATCGCGCAACCCGGCAACCCGGCGCACGAGCTGCTGCATTTTCCCAGGAAGGTCGAAGTCGAACGCGGCGAGCGCATCGCCATCGTCGGCGACAACGGCACCGGCAAGACGACCCTGCTGCGCACGCTGATGCGCGAGCGCGAGCCGGCACACGGCACGATTTCGCCCGGCGCCAACGTGCGGCCCGGCTACTACCGCCAGGGCACCGAGCACCTGGACGATCGGCTGAGTGTGCTCGACGAGCTGCTGGCCACGCGCAACATGCCGTTGCAGGATGCGCGTGATCTGCTTGCCCGCTTCCTCTTCCGCGGCGACGCGATCGATCAGCCGGTCGGCACGCTCTCGGGCGGCGAACGCAGCCGCCTGGCGCTCGCCAAGCTCAGCGCCGACGACGTGAACCTGCTGCTGCTGGACGAGCCGACGAATCACCTTGATATCGCCGCGCGCGAGGCGCTGGAGGCCGTGCTCGACGGCTATCAGGGCACGATCCTCTTCGTCACGCACGACCGCGCCTTGATTCAGAACCTGGCGGCGAAGACCTGGCTGATTCAAGACGGCGTCGTGAGGCTGCATGAAGGCGGCGTGATCGAGCCGCCGGCCGAGGCGGTCAAGCCCGCCAGGCCGGCCGAGAGGGCGGCCGCTGAACGCCAGCGCCCAGCCTCGCCCGGCCGTGAGCAGGCGAAACGCGCGCAGGCCGTGGCGCAGCTCGAAGCCGACGTGGAGGCGGCCGAGAGCCGCATCCGTGCCCTTGCGGCCGAGCTTGAGCGCGCCAGCGCCGCCCACGACGCGGAGCACACCGGCGCCGTGGGCGCGGCCTACGCCGAGGCGGAGCAGCAGTTGCACGCGCTGATGGCCGCCTGGGAGGCCGCGGCGCAGGCCGTCGAGGCGGCGGCGGGCTGA
- a CDS encoding FAD-dependent oxidoreductase, with protein MTRETDLLIVGGGAAGLSAGLYAARSRIDTLLLERMGPGGQLVNVDRVENYPGFPDGIAGHELGPLMAQQAMDAGLAFAYGEAQALRPGAGADGRHLVETDGETFAACAVILAGGSTLARLGVPGEQEFEGRGVSYCATCDGEFFRDRPVVVVGGGDSALDEALYLAEIASSVTIVHRRLSFRGARVMQERILGHPKCRVLWNATVGAIVGEETVSGVELTTGEGASRLDAGGVFIYVGLNPNTAWLQGAVDLDGGGHVVSDGRLQSSVPGVFVAGDLRQFSARQVAASVGDGATAAIWVERFLRGPEAR; from the coding sequence ATGACCAGGGAGACCGATCTGCTGATCGTCGGCGGCGGTGCGGCTGGGCTGAGCGCGGGCCTCTACGCCGCCCGTTCGCGCATCGACACGCTGCTGCTGGAGCGCATGGGGCCGGGCGGGCAGCTCGTCAACGTAGACCGCGTGGAGAACTATCCCGGCTTTCCCGACGGCATCGCCGGCCACGAGTTGGGGCCGCTGATGGCGCAGCAGGCGATGGACGCGGGCCTTGCGTTCGCGTACGGCGAGGCACAGGCGCTGCGGCCCGGCGCCGGCGCGGACGGCCGCCACCTGGTGGAAACCGACGGCGAGACGTTTGCCGCCTGTGCCGTGATCCTGGCCGGCGGCTCGACGCTGGCGCGGCTGGGCGTGCCGGGCGAGCAGGAGTTCGAGGGCCGCGGTGTCTCCTACTGCGCGACGTGTGACGGCGAGTTCTTCCGCGACCGGCCGGTGGTCGTGGTGGGCGGCGGCGACTCGGCGCTGGACGAAGCGCTCTACCTGGCTGAGATCGCGTCGAGCGTGACGATTGTGCACCGGCGCCTGTCGTTCCGCGGGGCGCGGGTGATGCAGGAGCGCATCCTCGGACACCCGAAGTGCCGCGTGCTCTGGAACGCGACGGTCGGTGCGATCGTGGGTGAGGAGACGGTGAGCGGGGTTGAGCTAACGACAGGTGAGGGCGCATCGCGGCTGGACGCTGGCGGCGTCTTCATCTACGTCGGGCTCAACCCCAATACGGCTTGGCTGCAGGGCGCGGTGGATCTGGACGGCGGCGGGCACGTCGTCAGTGACGGCAGGCTGCAGTCCAGCGTGCCCGGCGTGTTCGTCGCCGGCGATCTGCGCCAGTTCTCGGCGCGGCAGGTCGCGGCCTCGGTGGGCGACGGCGCCACGGCCGCGATCTGGGTCGAGCGCTTTCTGCGCGGGCCAGAGGCCCGCTGA